GACGAATTTCTCTGCGGTCTCCCGGTCGGGTTTCTCGCGGAACTGTTCGATTTCGGCATAGTCGGCGTTCGAATTGTTAGGCTCGATGTAGCCGTACCCCGTAGCGGGTCGGGTCGGTTCTACGCCGAAGGTGACTAGCCCCTCTGTTTCGACTGCAACGCGGGTCGCTTCGCGGGCGGTTACTTCGAAGTCGTCACCGACGACGTGGTCGCTCGGGACACAGAGGACGACGCAGTCGCCGACTTCCGCTCCGATTCGATGCGTCGCGTACGCGAGCGCCGGGCCGGTGTCCTTGGCAATCGGTTCCACGAGAACGTCTGCTTCCGGGACTTCCTCTCGCACGCGCTCGGCGTGCGAATCAGCGGTCGAGACGAAGATTTCGTCGGCGAACGAGACGCGCTCGACTGTCCGGGCGAGGAGGGATTCGTCGTCGTCAGCCCCGAGCGAGAGGAACTGCTTCGGTCGGTCGGAGCGACTCGCAGGGTACAGTCTCGTGCCGGTGCCGCCAGCCATCACGAGTGCGAC
The sequence above is a segment of the Halorussus halophilus genome. Coding sequences within it:
- a CDS encoding mannose-1-phosphate guanylyltransferase, whose product is MQENVPIVALVMAGGTGTRLYPASRSDRPKQFLSLGADDDESLLARTVERVSFADEIFVSTADSHAERVREEVPEADVLVEPIAKDTGPALAYATHRIGAEVGDCVVLCVPSDHVVGDDFEVTAREATRVAVETEGLVTFGVEPTRPATGYGYIEPNNSNADYAEIEQFREKPDRETAEKFVESGFYWNAGLFAWTPDALLREATDSPLAPLVDALEAGAPERGFAEVESVSIDYAVMERTDDAYVVPAEFDWDDLGSWDALERVVETDDDGNVLLGEGISIDGEGNVVAGDGETHVSVVGVEDVVVAAYDDRVLVVPKDDAQRVREVVAALRERGEF